Proteins found in one Macaca nemestrina isolate mMacNem1 chromosome 4, mMacNem.hap1, whole genome shotgun sequence genomic segment:
- the LOC105472702 gene encoding protein downstream neighbor of Son, producing the protein MALSVPCYSPSFRKPPEVVRLRRKRARSRGAAASPPRELPEPAARRAALAAGLHLRPFPAAGGRGGGGGGPAAARRNPFARLDNRPRVAAEPPDGPAREQPEAPGPFLDSNQENDLLWEEKFPERTTVTELPQTSHVSFSESDIPSSENTELPVDWSIKTRLLFTSSQPFTWADHLKAQEEAQGLVQHCRATEVTLPKSIQDPKLSTELRCAFQQSLIYWLHPALSWLPLFPRIGADRKMAGKTSPWSNDATLQHVLMSDWSVSFTSLYNLLKTKLCPYFYVCTYQFTVLFRAAGLAGSDLITALISPTTRGLREAMRNEGIEFSLPLIKESGYKKETASGTSLGYGEEQAISDEDEEESFSWLEEMGVQDKIKKPDILSIKLRKEKHEVQMDHRPESVVLVKGINTFTLLNFLINCKSLVATSGPQAGLPPTLLSPVAFRGATMQILKARSVNVKTQALSGYRDQFSLEITGPIMPHSLHSLTMLLKSSQSGSFSAVLYPHEPTAVFNICLPVDKVLDMEVVHKELTNCGLHPNTLEQLSQIPLLGKSSLRNVVLRDYIYNWRS; encoded by the exons ATGGCCCTATCGGTTCCCTGCTACTCACCCAGCTTCCGAAAGCCGCCCGAGGTAGTGCGGCTCCGACGGAAAAGGGCCCGGAGCCGTGGAGCTGCCGCCTCCCCGCCCCGTGAGCTGCCGGAGCCGGCGGCCCGCCGAGCCGCCCTGGCGGCGGGGCTGCACCTTCGCCCTTTCCCTGCCGCGGGGGGCAgaggcggcggtggcggcggcccGGCCGCTGCCCGGAGGAACCCTTTCGCCCGCCTGGACAACCGACCGCGGGTCGCCGCGGAGCCCCCCGACGGGCCGGCCCGCGAGCAGCCGGAGGCGCCGGGCCCG TTTTTAGATTCTAATCAAGAAAATGATTTGCTATGGGAAGAGAAGTTCCCTGAAAGAACAACTGTTACTGAATTACCCCAg ACTTCACATGTATCGTTCTCCGAGTCTGATATTCCGTCCTCAGAAAATACTGAGTTACCTGTGGACTGGAGTATTAAAACCCGACTCCTTTTCACCTCTTCTCAACCCTTTAcctgggcagatcatttgaaagCACAGGAAGAAGCTCAAGGTCTTGTCCAGCATTGTAGGGCAACAGAAGTTACTTTGCCTAAAAGTATACAG GATCCCAAACTCTCCACTGAGCTCCGTTGTGCCTTCCAGCAGAGCCTTATCTATTGGCTCCACCCTGCTTTGTCTTGGCTACCACTGTTCCCTCGTATTGGAGCTGATAGAAAAATGGCTGGAAAGACAAGTCCTTGGTCAAATGATGCAACCCTGCAGCATGTTTTAATGAGTGACTG GTCCGTGAGCTTTACTTCTCTATATAATTTGCTGAAGACAAAACTTTGCCCCTATTTCTACGTTTGTACCTATCAGTTTACTGTCCTCTTCCGAGCAGCAGGATTAGCTGGAAGTGACTTAATCACAGCTCTCATATCTCCTACAACTCGAGGTTTAAGAGAAGCTATGAGAAATGAAG GTATTGAATTTTCTCTGCCTTTAATAAAAGAAAGTGGCTATAAGAAGGAGACAGCATCTGGAACAAGCTTGGGATATGGGGA GGAGCAAGCCATCAGTGATGAGGACGAAGAGGAAAGTTTTTCCTGGCTGGAAGAGATGGGTGTgcaagataaaattaaaaagccagaCATACTTTCTATCAAGCT TCGTAAAGAGAAACATGAAGTACAGATGGATCACAGACCTGAGTCTGTTGTGTTGGTAAAAGGAATCAACACCTTTACATTGCTCAATTTTTTGATTAACTGTAAGAGTTTAGTTGCTACCTCAGGTCCACAGGCAGGACTTCCTCCAACCCTCTTGTCCCCTGTTGCTTTCCGAGGTGCCACAATGCAAATACTTAAG GCACGAAGTGTAAATGTGAAGACACAAGCTCTTTCTGGATACAGAGACCAGTTTAGTTTGGAGATTACAGGTCCTATCATGCCTCATTCTCTGCATTCACTGACCATGCTGCTCAAATCTTCACAGAGTGGGTCTTTCTCTGCAGTACTATATCCACACGAGCCAACTGCTGTATTTAACATCTGCCTGCCAGTGGACAAAGTACTTGATATG GAGGTTGTTCATAAGGAGCTTACTAACTGTGGTTTGCACCCTAACACTCTGGAGCAACTTAGTCAAATACCATTACTTGGGAAATCATCTTTACGGAATGTGGTGCTGAGAGACTACATTTATAATTGGAGATCCTGA